One genomic segment of Paenibacillus sp. FSL H8-0332 includes these proteins:
- a CDS encoding GNAT family N-acetyltransferase, giving the protein METKFMIRAANVEDREDISRLLTQLGYPDTRLFMKENIERLLADPNEELMVYEAEGCVIACLSLHYIPQLGMRGDIASISYLVVDSSARSKGIGQELVESASASARQKGCASIQVHCHARRIEAHTFYERQGFKEAPKYFSKRLDK; this is encoded by the coding sequence GTGGAGACGAAATTTATGATTAGGGCTGCAAATGTGGAGGATCGAGAGGATATTTCCAGACTATTGACGCAGTTAGGTTACCCGGATACCAGGCTTTTTATGAAAGAGAATATAGAAAGACTTCTTGCTGACCCCAATGAAGAGTTAATGGTCTATGAAGCGGAAGGATGTGTTATCGCCTGTCTTTCCCTACATTATATCCCGCAACTGGGCATGAGAGGAGATATCGCCTCCATTAGTTATCTGGTTGTGGACTCCTCAGCTAGAAGTAAGGGAATTGGACAGGAATTGGTGGAATCCGCTTCAGCTTCTGCCCGCCAAAAAGGATGTGCCAGTATCCAGGTTCATTGCCATGCCAGAAGAATAGAGGCTCATACATTTTATGAAAGACAAGGCTTCAAGGAGGCCCCTAAGTACTTCTCAAAAAGGTTGGACAAATAA
- a CDS encoding PH domain-containing protein: MTYCTACGAEYKQGAKFCGECGAGTEEAGSPAAARRPAAGHSSGPEKELWQGKPAGISDRLKGLIGLNTTKYTITSQRIMVKSGLIGKDVEEIELLRVNDFSVTQSVLQRMLGIGTLIILSDDASSPQLPFYRIRKVQSVKDILRQAVRDEKIANNISYREQI, translated from the coding sequence ATGACTTATTGCACAGCATGTGGTGCGGAATACAAGCAAGGTGCCAAATTCTGCGGGGAATGCGGGGCAGGTACAGAAGAGGCCGGTTCTCCGGCAGCAGCACGGCGTCCGGCGGCTGGCCATAGCTCCGGTCCCGAAAAAGAATTATGGCAGGGCAAGCCTGCCGGCATCTCCGACCGTCTCAAGGGGCTGATCGGGCTGAATACCACCAAGTATACGATTACGTCCCAGCGGATTATGGTGAAGAGCGGACTGATCGGCAAGGATGTCGAAGAAATCGAGCTGCTGCGGGTCAATGATTTCTCCGTCACCCAGTCGGTGTTGCAGCGTATGCTGGGCATCGGGACGCTGATCATTTTGTCGGATGATGCTTCATCTCCACAGCTCCCCTTCTATAGAATCCGTAAGGTTCAGTCTGTCAAGGATATCCTGCGCCAAGCCGTGCGTGACGAGAAAATCGCCAACAACATCAGCTACCGCGAGCAGAT